In Afipia sp. GAS231, a single window of DNA contains:
- a CDS encoding ABC transporter permease produces MADGTIGLWTVPLAVFGGAIRVSTPFLFVSLGECITERSGRINLGLEGTLVMGAMSAYGISYLTGSPWLGVLAAGITGAMLGALHAGICSLPRVNDVAVGIALMLFGTGLAFYLGKPLIEPTAARLPAIDFGWWSDVSQVRAALRINVLFLIGVAIAPILYWAFRTTRWGLLIRTAGESSDAARAMGYSVLWIRLRATMVGGFLAGIGGSFLSLFYPGSWNEGLSSGQGITAVALVIFARWDPMLCLWASLAFGGAAALGPALQSVGVTSGYHLFNAAPYILTLAIMIITCSPKRTLTGAPAELSITR; encoded by the coding sequence ATGGCGGATGGAACGATTGGCCTCTGGACCGTCCCGCTCGCGGTGTTCGGCGGCGCCATCCGCGTCTCGACGCCGTTCCTGTTCGTCAGCCTCGGCGAATGCATTACCGAGAGAAGCGGCCGCATCAATCTCGGCCTTGAGGGCACGCTGGTGATGGGCGCGATGAGCGCCTACGGCATCTCCTATCTCACCGGTTCACCCTGGCTCGGCGTGCTTGCTGCCGGGATCACCGGCGCGATGCTCGGCGCGCTGCATGCCGGTATCTGCTCGCTCCCAAGAGTCAACGACGTCGCGGTCGGCATTGCGCTGATGCTGTTCGGCACCGGGCTCGCGTTCTATCTCGGCAAGCCGCTGATCGAGCCGACTGCTGCCAGATTGCCGGCGATCGATTTCGGCTGGTGGAGCGACGTTTCGCAAGTCCGTGCCGCGCTGCGGATCAACGTGCTGTTTTTGATCGGCGTCGCCATCGCACCCATTTTGTACTGGGCATTCCGGACCACGCGCTGGGGCCTCCTGATCCGCACCGCCGGTGAAAGCTCGGATGCCGCGCGCGCGATGGGCTATTCGGTGCTTTGGATACGATTGCGCGCCACCATGGTCGGCGGTTTCCTTGCCGGGATCGGCGGCTCGTTCCTGTCGCTGTTCTATCCCGGAAGCTGGAACGAAGGCCTCTCCAGCGGCCAGGGCATCACCGCGGTGGCGTTGGTGATCTTCGCGCGCTGGGACCCGATGCTGTGCCTGTGGGCCTCGCTGGCCTTTGGCGGCGCCGCGGCGCTGGGACCTGCGCTGCAATCGGTCGGGGTCACCTCCGGCTACCACCTGTTCAACGCCGCGCCCTACATCCTGACGCTGGCGATCATGATCATCACCTGTTCGCCGAAGCGCACGCTGACCGGCGCGCCGGCGGAGTTGTCCATCACCCGATAG
- a CDS encoding ABC transporter permease, with amino-acid sequence MTSDAADPVEAVGIAPAGPTGFLPGFLQRYGASIEYVLIPGAALVGALAVFGVFVALFGKSPLDLYFYMYQGAFGTWFSWQNTLTRAAPLILTALCTALPAQLGMVIIGGEGALLIGALSATSIALAMPWAPPFVVQFAMICAGVAGGGLWIMLAGAMRQYRGVNETISSLLLVYIGLAILNHLVEGAMRDPASLNKPSTREIGAANMIGSIPGTDIHWGLVFGVIAAIASYILIYHTVFGFAARVAGGNIRAAKIVGLGVSKLILTICFLAGGAAGLAGMIEVAAVQGRTNANLAAGYGFTGILVAFLARQNPLAIIPVAILLGGISASGGLLQRRLGLPDASVQVLQGIIFVFVLASDALYGRIGFLKGKS; translated from the coding sequence GTGACATCTGATGCGGCGGATCCGGTGGAGGCGGTCGGCATTGCGCCGGCCGGGCCCACCGGATTCTTGCCCGGATTCCTGCAACGCTACGGCGCCAGCATCGAATATGTCCTGATCCCGGGCGCGGCGCTGGTCGGCGCGCTCGCGGTGTTCGGGGTGTTTGTGGCGCTGTTCGGCAAGAGCCCGCTGGATCTGTATTTCTACATGTACCAGGGCGCGTTCGGCACCTGGTTCTCCTGGCAGAACACGCTGACGCGCGCGGCACCGTTGATCCTGACCGCGCTGTGCACGGCGCTGCCGGCGCAGCTCGGCATGGTCATCATCGGCGGCGAAGGCGCGCTCTTGATCGGTGCATTGTCCGCCACCTCGATCGCGCTGGCGATGCCGTGGGCGCCGCCCTTTGTCGTGCAATTCGCGATGATCTGCGCCGGCGTTGCCGGCGGCGGGCTCTGGATCATGCTGGCGGGCGCGATGCGGCAATATCGCGGCGTCAACGAAACCATTTCAAGTTTGCTCTTGGTCTATATCGGGCTTGCGATCCTCAACCATCTGGTCGAGGGCGCAATGCGCGATCCGGCCAGCCTCAACAAGCCGTCGACTCGCGAAATCGGCGCTGCCAACATGATCGGCAGCATTCCCGGCACCGATATCCATTGGGGACTGGTGTTCGGCGTGATTGCGGCGATCGCGTCCTATATCCTGATCTACCACACGGTATTCGGCTTCGCCGCGCGCGTCGCCGGCGGCAACATCCGCGCGGCCAAAATCGTCGGCCTCGGCGTCAGCAAGCTGATTCTCACGATCTGCTTTCTCGCCGGCGGCGCCGCAGGACTCGCCGGCATGATCGAGGTCGCCGCCGTGCAGGGCCGCACCAACGCCAATCTCGCGGCGGGTTATGGTTTCACCGGCATCCTCGTCGCCTTCCTGGCACGGCAAAACCCGCTCGCCATCATTCCGGTCGCGATCCTGCTCGGCGGCATCAGCGCCAGCGGCGGCCTGCTGCAGCGCCGGCTCGGCCTGCCCGACGCCTCGGTGCAGGTGCTGCAGGGGATCATCTTCGTATTCGTGCTGGCGAGCGACGCGCTGTACGGACGCATCGGCTTCCTGAAAGGAAAATCCTGA
- a CDS encoding BMP family ABC transporter substrate-binding protein, translating to MDFSRISRRHLLQGGAALALGGTLGAGRAFAADTTIGFIYVGSRDDYGYNQAHAAGAAALKKMPGLKVVEEEKVPETDAVEKTIESMINLDGASLLFPTSFGYYNPHMIKMANKFPKLRFEHCGGLWADKDPKNAGSYFGYIDEAQYISGIVAGYSSKTGKLGFVAAKPIPQVLRNINAFTLGAKLANPKATCQVIFTGDWSMPVKEAEATNSLIDQGVDVLTCHVDGPKTMVENAARRGAMVCGYHVNQSPLAPKAYLTGAEWNWEALYPKFVKMIAAGETIPNFYRGGLKEEIVKCSPYGEAVSAEARKHADDIKAKFLSADGYTIFKGPIMDNKGKTVIAAGTDRGQKDPELEKMDYLVEGVIGATS from the coding sequence ATGGATTTCAGCAGGATTTCTCGACGGCATCTGTTGCAGGGCGGCGCAGCGTTAGCGCTCGGCGGCACCCTTGGTGCCGGCCGGGCTTTTGCCGCCGATACCACCATCGGCTTCATCTATGTCGGGTCGCGCGACGACTACGGCTACAACCAGGCCCATGCCGCGGGGGCTGCGGCGCTGAAGAAGATGCCCGGCCTGAAAGTGGTCGAGGAAGAAAAGGTCCCCGAGACCGACGCAGTCGAGAAGACCATCGAGTCCATGATCAATCTCGACGGCGCCTCGCTGCTGTTCCCGACCTCGTTCGGTTACTACAACCCGCACATGATCAAGATGGCGAACAAGTTTCCAAAACTTCGCTTCGAGCATTGCGGCGGCCTCTGGGCCGACAAGGATCCCAAGAATGCCGGCAGCTATTTCGGTTATATCGACGAGGCCCAGTATATTTCCGGGATCGTTGCCGGCTACTCCTCCAAGACCGGCAAGCTCGGTTTCGTCGCGGCGAAACCGATCCCGCAGGTGCTGCGCAACATCAATGCGTTCACGCTCGGCGCCAAACTCGCCAACCCGAAGGCGACCTGCCAGGTGATCTTCACCGGCGACTGGTCGATGCCGGTCAAGGAAGCCGAAGCCACCAACAGCCTGATCGATCAGGGCGTCGACGTCCTGACCTGTCACGTCGACGGTCCCAAGACCATGGTCGAGAACGCGGCGCGCCGCGGCGCCATGGTCTGCGGCTATCACGTCAACCAGTCGCCGCTGGCGCCGAAGGCCTACCTCACCGGCGCCGAATGGAACTGGGAAGCGCTGTACCCGAAATTCGTCAAGATGATCGCGGCCGGCGAGACCATCCCGAACTTCTATCGCGGCGGCCTCAAGGAAGAGATCGTCAAGTGTTCGCCCTACGGCGAAGCAGTCTCGGCCGAAGCGCGCAAGCACGCCGACGACATCAAGGCCAAGTTCCTGTCCGCCGACGGTTACACCATCTTCAAGGGTCCGATCATGGACAACAAGGGCAAGACCGTGATCGCGGCCGGCACCGATCGCGGCCAAAAGGATCCTGAACTCGAGAAGATGGATTATCTGGTCGAGGGAGTGATCGGAGCCACTTCGTGA
- a CDS encoding allantoate amidohydrolase — MSNTKVASGGARQFLLGDEIVGRINQLGMISETPEHLARVFLSPEHRVAADLILSWMVEAGMTARLDAIGNVCGRYEGERPGLPCLMLGSHYDTVRDAGKWDGPLGVITAISCVADLNRRGKRLPFAIEIAGFADEEGVRFASTLLGSRAVAGTFVESVLGAKDRAGITMREAMIAFGLDPDHIGAAARARGELLAYVELHIEQGPVLEAKNLPVGVVTAIAGATRLAASLTGMAGHAGTVPMALRRDALTGAAECIVAIEELCRTDPDGLVGTVGYINAMPGATNVIPGKVSFTMDIRAPTDTHRREAVADIVRRIESIAKTRGLALQVDVTHENRTVPCAPWLKAQVAEAVAAEGFSVFELPSGAGHDGMAMIDISDVAMLFVRCRGGISHHPDEHVELADADAGARVLLRLIENFRPREVDAGG; from the coding sequence ATGAGCAATACAAAAGTGGCGAGCGGCGGCGCGAGGCAATTCCTGCTCGGCGATGAAATCGTCGGCCGGATCAACCAGCTCGGGATGATCTCGGAAACGCCGGAGCACCTGGCGCGGGTGTTCCTTTCGCCCGAACACCGCGTCGCCGCCGACCTGATCCTGTCCTGGATGGTTGAGGCCGGCATGACCGCGCGGCTCGATGCCATCGGCAATGTCTGCGGCCGCTACGAGGGTGAGCGTCCCGGCCTGCCGTGCCTGATGCTGGGCTCGCACTATGATACGGTGCGCGACGCCGGCAAATGGGACGGGCCGCTCGGCGTCATCACCGCGATCTCCTGTGTCGCCGACCTCAACAGGCGCGGCAAGCGGTTGCCGTTCGCGATCGAGATCGCAGGTTTCGCCGACGAGGAAGGCGTGCGCTTTGCCTCGACCTTGCTCGGCAGCCGCGCCGTGGCGGGAACGTTCGTGGAGAGCGTGCTCGGGGCCAAGGACCGCGCCGGCATCACCATGCGCGAGGCGATGATCGCGTTCGGGTTGGACCCCGATCACATCGGTGCGGCCGCGCGCGCGCGGGGCGAGTTGCTGGCCTACGTCGAATTGCACATCGAGCAGGGGCCGGTGCTGGAAGCGAAGAATCTGCCGGTCGGCGTCGTCACCGCGATCGCGGGTGCGACGCGGCTGGCCGCCAGTCTCACCGGCATGGCCGGCCATGCCGGCACCGTGCCGATGGCGCTGCGCCGTGACGCGCTGACGGGCGCCGCCGAATGCATCGTCGCGATCGAGGAGCTGTGCCGCACCGATCCGGACGGCCTGGTCGGCACCGTCGGCTACATCAATGCGATGCCGGGCGCGACCAATGTCATTCCCGGCAAAGTGTCGTTCACGATGGACATCCGTGCGCCGACCGATACGCATCGCCGCGAGGCGGTTGCCGATATCGTTCGCCGCATCGAGAGCATCGCCAAAACCCGCGGACTTGCGCTGCAGGTCGATGTCACCCATGAAAACCGCACCGTGCCCTGCGCGCCGTGGCTGAAGGCGCAGGTCGCCGAAGCCGTCGCCGCTGAGGGTTTTTCCGTGTTCGAACTGCCGAGCGGGGCAGGGCATGACGGCATGGCGATGATCGACATATCCGATGTCGCGATGCTGTTCGTCCGCTGCCGCGGCGGCATCAGCCACCATCCCGACGAGCATGTCGAACTCGCCGACGCCGATGCCGGCGCGCGGGTGTTGCTGCGGTTGATCGAGAACTTCAGGCCGAGGGAAGTGGACGCAGGAGGGTAG